The DNA sequence ATATCCTGTTTGTCTCGCAGCGCAATCTCTTCTTGAAGTTTTTCAAGATCTGACTCAAAACCTTTGAGTAAATTCTCTTCATGTCTGCGACGCGCCCGTTCCTCGACTGTTGCTATAAGAAAAATCTTAACCTCAGCGTCAGGGATAACACGAGTGCCAATATCTCTTCCATCCATTACGACACCGCGTTTTTCAGCGAATTTCTGCTGTCTCTTGACCATTTCTTCACGGATAAGAGGATATTTCGCAATCTTAGATACGTTATTCGTCACTTCTTCTGTACGAATCTCCCATGTTGTATCAATGCCATCCAAGTAGACGCGCTGCCCAGTTTCACCCTGCTCCAACGTGATCTCTGTCTTGTCCAGCAGTTCAGCGAGCTGTTTTTCATCATCGAGGTCAAGACGGTATTCAAGTGCCTTGCTCGTAAGTGCTCTATACATAGCTCCAGTATCAATATAAATATAGCCTAGTTTATGTGCGACAATCTTTGCGACCGTACTTTTTCCCGCTGCAGCCGGTCCGTCTATTGCAATCGCTATTTTATGCTCTGTCATCTTTATTTATTCCTTCCCCTCATATAAAATCCCTATTTACTATACCATATGAGCATTGCAAATGCTTTTACGTTTTACTGATTTTCACTGCTCGTTAAATGAAAAAAAGGAGAGGTAAATCCCCCTCCTTCTTCATTAGCGAAAGTCGATGCCAGTACCTTCTAGGCGTTCCACTTTCTCTTCCTTGCCGCTATTGGCGTTGATATAAATTCTGTAAGTGATGTTTTTGTGGACACCAATGAATTCATGGCAGAGTACTTCATTTCCAAGTTCATTGGTTATCAGGGATAAGTAGTTTTCCTGAATATCCAGATTTGGGTTTACTTTGTCCCTTGCCTCATTGACACTAATCTTCGGTTTTTCAAGCTTGCGATCACGATGGTTCTTGAAATAGTTACGACCGGATAGACCGAGCAGATTACCATTATCTAGAGCTACCTTTACTTCTGCTGAGTCAGGATACAACCTTATGCCATCCTGGACTGGAAGGAAAGAATATGAACCAGCATTGTCATGTTCAGTTGAAGAAACAACTTCCATATTTTTAAAACCAAGATTCTTCAAGTACTGTGCGGCTTTTTCCCCACCTGTATACAGGCTTATTTTTTTGTTTGGAACAGGCCTGTTTACGAGGAGATTGAGAGGATGCCCGCCTTTTACAGATAGATCAAGCATGCCATTCCGATTCCCTTTTTCATAGACGATATTATAGGCAGCTACATTTGCCCCTTTACCACTTTTTTGGATTGTAAATGCCTTGTCATCAGTATCGCCCATGATTTGTTTTGCTTTGCGGAGAGCTTGGTCTTTTGAGTAGGCTTCACCTTGAATGTAATTTTTGTGATCCTTGTCTGCATTGCCTGCAAGTGAATTTCCTGCATTTGCTTCATCATATCCCGACACTTTTTTCTCTACAGTATGAAAACCGTCCATAATTGTATTGTCCATTTTCTCATTACGCTGTGCCAACGATTTTTCTGCATCGAGCCAACTCAAATTATTATTGAGAACGTCGCCCTGCAGCTTCCTCATATGGCTGTTAAGCTCACCGGACTGCTTATATAATGATGCCAGTGTTTTCGTTTCTTTATTTGTCAAAGGCTTGGCAGAAAGGTCACGAGCGGCTGTCTTATAAGAGAAATCCCCGATTTGTGATAAGAATTCCTCTGTCTTATTAAACGGCAGCATTGCGAGTGGCAACTGTCCAAGATTGCTTTGAGCATTGGATGTGATCCGCCAAATATCGAGCATTTGCGGAGAAAGTCTCTCTTTGGAATTCATTGCAAGTGTCGTACCAATTTTTTCATGTAAAATATCCATATTGTAGGTCAATTCATGAAAAGCTCGTTGATAATGGTTTTCTGCCTGCAAAGACACCATTGATTTTTCATTATTTGAGCGTGCAGCCCAGAAACTCGTACCAGCGATTCCTGCGGCAAGTAAAGCTATCGCAATCCATCTGTACATGCTAGATCCACCTTTCTACATGCAGAAAATATGTTTTCCTATCGTTTTGATTTGAGGTCTTGACCAAATCCATTTTGAAGTAGCCGTTTCTGGATTGAAATAATAAATAGCCTCACCCGTCGGATCCCAGCCATTGATTGCATCCATTACAGCTCGTCTTGCTTTATCATTTGGAGTCAGCCAAATTTGTCCGTCAGCAACCGCCGTAAAGGCACCCGGTTCAAATATGACACCTGAAATGGTATTCGGAAAAGAAGGACTTTCAATCCGATTCAAAATAACTGCGGCCACTGCTACTTGTCCCACATATGGCTCACCTCGTGATTCTCCATAAACGGCA is a window from the Aciduricibacillus chroicocephali genome containing:
- the cmk gene encoding (d)CMP kinase; this encodes MTEHKIAIAIDGPAAAGKSTVAKIVAHKLGYIYIDTGAMYRALTSKALEYRLDLDDEKQLAELLDKTEITLEQGETGQRVYLDGIDTTWEIRTEEVTNNVSKIAKYPLIREEMVKRQQKFAEKRGVVMDGRDIGTRVIPDAEVKIFLIATVEERARRRHEENLLKGFESDLEKLQEEIALRDKQDMERETSPLVKAPDAVEIDTTSCTIHQVAESILAECSKALERSGSRQD
- the ypeB gene encoding germination protein YpeB, which gives rise to MYRWIAIALLAAGIAGTSFWAARSNNEKSMVSLQAENHYQRAFHELTYNMDILHEKIGTTLAMNSKERLSPQMLDIWRITSNAQSNLGQLPLAMLPFNKTEEFLSQIGDFSYKTAARDLSAKPLTNKETKTLASLYKQSGELNSHMRKLQGDVLNNNLSWLDAEKSLAQRNEKMDNTIMDGFHTVEKKVSGYDEANAGNSLAGNADKDHKNYIQGEAYSKDQALRKAKQIMGDTDDKAFTIQKSGKGANVAAYNIVYEKGNRNGMLDLSVKGGHPLNLLVNRPVPNKKISLYTGGEKAAQYLKNLGFKNMEVVSSTEHDNAGSYSFLPVQDGIRLYPDSAEVKVALDNGNLLGLSGRNYFKNHRDRKLEKPKISVNEARDKVNPNLDIQENYLSLITNELGNEVLCHEFIGVHKNITYRIYINANSGKEEKVERLEGTGIDFR